One part of the Cytobacillus sp. IB215665 genome encodes these proteins:
- a CDS encoding replication initiation protein — translation MVDAEAIQEEQLTFDADLVEADIKPYYWVNQSNALINMRQNLSINERRLLYALVSLVQPEHKDFKTYTLQTKELAHLFGISETGFYERIREVVQGLNNKPLSIQRTENNKLVIDDIYWVQRASYKEGQIKIKLSEDLAQFLLNLKSYTKYQLYNVLQLRSEYSWRIYELLKEREPWHQRIIKVKELRNLLGIPDDKLKLMKNFRSVVLEKAKKEISEKTDIRFEYEVHKKIGRTIDSFIFYIYKNTNNIETNLSEEAIDYDIQLMLSRLVSNGVRREKAVEIIKKYHPKYIEDNLRYVMRMDNKALGNVAGYIVKAIENNYADVSYEVESNDNPLYKLAIGNVASRIKELTSKDIKELEELYDHFIMMIQKVNPETKADIDELVRERERVLFNKFDSINQYRIDNRLPPISESDLEKTKVIQLYKKWYENHIDEMPF, via the coding sequence ATGGTGGATGCAGAAGCAATACAAGAGGAGCAACTTACATTTGATGCTGATTTGGTAGAAGCGGATATTAAACCATATTATTGGGTCAATCAATCTAATGCTTTAATTAATATGAGGCAGAATCTATCAATTAATGAGAGAAGACTATTGTACGCTTTAGTTTCATTGGTTCAGCCTGAACATAAAGACTTTAAAACATATACTTTACAGACAAAGGAATTGGCGCATTTATTTGGCATATCTGAAACAGGATTCTACGAAAGAATTAGAGAAGTTGTTCAAGGCTTAAATAATAAGCCGCTATCAATTCAACGAACAGAAAACAATAAACTAGTAATAGATGATATATATTGGGTACAAAGAGCATCATATAAAGAGGGGCAAATAAAAATTAAATTGTCTGAGGATTTGGCTCAATTTCTATTAAATTTAAAATCATATACTAAATATCAACTGTATAACGTATTACAGTTAAGGTCGGAATACTCCTGGAGGATATATGAGCTTTTAAAGGAGAGAGAGCCTTGGCATCAACGAATAATTAAAGTAAAAGAGTTGAGAAACTTATTAGGTATACCCGATGATAAATTAAAGCTCATGAAAAACTTCCGTTCAGTAGTTCTTGAGAAAGCGAAAAAGGAAATTAGTGAGAAAACAGATATTCGATTTGAATATGAAGTACATAAAAAGATTGGTAGAACCATCGATTCATTTATTTTCTACATATATAAAAATACGAATAATATTGAAACGAATTTATCTGAAGAAGCCATTGACTACGATATACAGCTTATGTTGAGTCGTTTAGTATCTAATGGTGTAAGAAGAGAAAAAGCAGTAGAAATTATAAAGAAATACCATCCAAAATACATAGAGGACAACCTTCGTTATGTCATGAGAATGGATAACAAGGCTTTAGGCAATGTAGCAGGCTATATAGTGAAAGCTATTGAGAACAATTATGCTGATGTTTCATACGAAGTAGAAAGTAATGATAATCCGTTGTATAAATTGGCAATTGGAAACGTAGCTAGTCGAATAAAAGAGTTAACCAGTAAAGACATTAAAGAACTGGAAGAACTGTATGATCATTTTATTATGATGATTCAGAAAGTAAATCCAGAAACAAAAGCAGATATTGATGAACTGGTTAGAGAAAGAGAGAGAGTCTTATTCAACAAATTTGATAGTATTAATCAATATAGAATAGACAATCGATTACCTCCAATTTCTGAATCAGATTTAGAAAAAACGAAGGTAATACAATTATATAAAAAATGGTATGAAAACCATATAGATGAAATGCCTTTCTAG
- the xerS gene encoding tyrosine recombinase XerS: MGRQLTRQQQLHKERYQKHVNELPWYVQEYCEEMDHKSPSTLLNYVHDYKLFFQWLIRAGIAESTSTKDIPIEVLANLRRKEAEAFFKHVKNTEYEVKKGVTRFPDQKSIDRKIVALKSLFKYLTTQSEDDNGECYFYRNVMAKIETHSKKETQSARAKKIGSEILSKRDDRALLSFIANEYLNLVAGTRKESYFLRDRERDLAIMSLFLGSGIRVSELANIRYDSFDFRKQQLSVIRKGGKEDTIVVTPSALDDVKEYMNIRSERYKAPKDEGPLFVSLYAGSYKPMSERTIQDIVYKYTEAFTSGKKMSPHKLRHTYAKNLYDSTNNLVRVMSQLGHTSVETTTLYTVIDMDETRDDVNKMDEE; encoded by the coding sequence ATGGGTAGACAATTAACAAGACAACAACAACTCCATAAAGAACGATATCAAAAACATGTGAATGAATTGCCTTGGTATGTACAAGAATACTGTGAAGAAATGGATCACAAGAGCCCTTCTACCCTACTAAACTATGTACATGATTATAAGCTCTTTTTTCAATGGCTTATTAGGGCTGGAATCGCTGAAAGTACTTCAACAAAGGACATCCCTATTGAAGTTCTTGCAAACCTGCGTAGAAAAGAAGCTGAGGCGTTTTTTAAACATGTGAAAAACACTGAATATGAAGTAAAAAAAGGTGTTACCAGGTTTCCTGACCAAAAAAGTATAGACCGTAAGATTGTGGCATTAAAATCACTTTTCAAATACTTAACTACACAAAGTGAAGACGATAATGGAGAATGCTATTTCTATAGAAATGTGATGGCTAAAATCGAAACACACAGTAAAAAAGAAACACAATCAGCTCGTGCAAAAAAAATAGGTTCTGAGATACTCTCTAAGAGAGATGACCGCGCCCTCCTCTCTTTTATCGCTAATGAGTATCTTAATCTTGTAGCTGGCACACGTAAAGAAAGCTATTTCTTACGTGATCGCGAGCGAGACCTGGCAATTATGAGCTTATTCCTTGGGTCAGGTATTAGGGTGAGTGAGCTAGCTAATATTCGGTATGACTCCTTCGACTTTCGTAAACAGCAGCTTTCAGTCATCCGTAAAGGTGGAAAAGAAGATACAATTGTTGTAACACCTTCTGCCCTAGATGATGTAAAAGAGTATATGAATATCAGGAGTGAACGTTATAAGGCACCTAAAGACGAAGGTCCTCTCTTCGTTAGTTTATATGCTGGCTCTTATAAACCAATGTCAGAACGTACTATACAGGATATCGTTTATAAGTATACAGAGGCCTTTACTTCTGGTAAGAAAATGAGTCCTCATAAATTGAGGCATACGTATGCTAAGAATTTATATGATTCAACTAATAATCTTGTTAGAGTCATGTCGCAACTAGGTCATACTTCCGTGGAAACAACTACATTGTATACGGTTATTGATATGGATGAAACAAGAGATGATGTAAACAAAATGGACGAAGAATGA
- the hepT gene encoding type VII toxin-antitoxin system HepT family RNase toxin, with product MKNDLILQKTNLIKHSINRVFEVYENNYNTLNDETKQESILLNIQRACEASIYIGMHIVTERRLGLPQNSHDAFQFLQENNIISEDMSSRMRVMVDFRNTIVHNYQSIELDYLHEIIEKHLINFTTFTKCIIKDLSSNENY from the coding sequence ATGAAAAATGACCTGATATTACAAAAGACTAATTTGATTAAACATAGCATTAATCGTGTTTTTGAAGTATATGAAAATAACTATAATACATTGAATGACGAGACTAAACAAGAATCAATACTTCTAAATATACAAAGAGCATGTGAAGCAAGTATTTATATAGGAATGCATATAGTGACAGAAAGACGTTTAGGTCTTCCTCAGAATAGCCATGATGCATTTCAATTTTTACAAGAAAATAACATCATTAGTGAAGATATGTCCTCTAGAATGAGAGTAATGGTTGATTTTAGAAATACTATTGTCCATAATTACCAATCAATAGAATTAGACTACCTGCATGAAATTATTGAAAAACACCTTATCAACTTTACTACCTTTACAAAATGTATTATCAAAGACCTCTCTTCTAATGAAAATTATTAA
- a CDS encoding Fic family protein — protein sequence MELDSYRPLPHDAIDNLRNVYRVEMTYHSNAIEGNTLSLIETKMVIEEGLTIGGKQLREHFEAINHSEAIDFIEEHSEKDEPISEATIKDIHYLILKNIDNTNAGKYRQINVRISGSEHTPPHFLQVENEMKKLIDWYNLNKNVLHPVELAALFHFKFVFIHSFSDGNGRTSRLLMNLILMKFGYPPAIIKADSTIRLEYYNTLEIASVNNNTEPFVNLIAMSVEESINRYLDTVR from the coding sequence ATGGAGCTTGATTCATATCGACCATTACCTCATGATGCTATCGATAATTTAAGAAATGTCTACCGTGTTGAAATGACATATCATTCCAATGCTATTGAAGGTAATACTCTATCTTTAATTGAAACTAAAATGGTGATCGAAGAAGGTTTAACGATTGGCGGAAAGCAGTTACGTGAACACTTTGAAGCAATAAATCACTCTGAGGCAATAGATTTTATTGAAGAACATTCGGAAAAAGATGAACCAATTTCCGAAGCTACAATTAAGGATATTCACTACTTAATTCTGAAAAATATCGATAATACAAACGCAGGAAAATATAGACAAATTAACGTTCGAATTTCTGGTAGTGAGCACACTCCACCACACTTTTTACAAGTAGAAAATGAAATGAAAAAGCTGATTGATTGGTACAATTTAAATAAGAATGTACTCCATCCAGTAGAATTAGCTGCATTATTTCATTTTAAATTTGTTTTTATTCACTCATTCTCTGATGGGAATGGAAGAACATCTCGCCTACTGATGAACTTAATCCTTATGAAATTTGGTTATCCTCCTGCAATAATAAAAGCTGATTCAACTATTAGATTAGAATATTATAATACATTAGAGATAGCTAGCGTCAATAATAATACCGAGCCATTTGTAAATTTAATAGCAATGAGTGTTGAGGAAAGCATAAATAGATATTTAGATACAGTAAGATGA